A stretch of the Tardiphaga sp. 709 genome encodes the following:
- a CDS encoding UPF0182 family protein translates to MTIGITGPERKTPGRNAVVGVIVTAIFSGICLILFAIVGEFLVDWMWFSAVGYSQVFWTSIGAKAAVFSVVFAATAVIMWANARLALFLARRRRGRLPVGFDWKLAATAVPPDPFEFIRDRLPWRLAIAGGAGLLALLVAWGEVGNWNIILQFLYHVPYGANDPLYDKDIGFYLFSLPAYIAIRNWALLTLFMSALFAAVIYWMHGQIEYHVQRWSISPIAVAHGSALLGLLFAVKAWSYGLDRYLLLYGDNGVVVGASYTDIQVQLPVLRLLIGLSIVAACAAWANLWARTYRLPTAAMLLVFGGAFLLSGVIPTLFQRFYVKPNELELERPYIERSIRLTREAYNLDRIAAKPFPAEQDLTFATLEANKATIENIRLWDGQPLADTYAQLQEIRTYYKLSDLDVDRYWLRGTYQSVMLSARELRSSLLPPNAQTWVNLHLLFTHGNGAVMSPVMHKSAEGLPLLYLRDIPPVADGGPEIREPRIYYGQEESNYVVVRTTTPEFDYPKGSENVYAAYDGAGGIPLTGMLRKIIFAHHFNDMNLLLSSYITDDSRIMIRRNIGERLRMIAPFLSLDHDPYLVVSEGRMFWIQDAYTTSDYFPSAQPAPGRNLNYIRNSVKAVVDAYNGSVDFYLMDQADPIVATYQRDLSGAIQAVCGNAVRSAKAHSLSRGPLPNSGAALPDLSHGICRRFL, encoded by the coding sequence ATGACGATCGGGATTACCGGGCCCGAACGGAAGACGCCAGGGCGAAACGCCGTGGTCGGGGTGATTGTGACTGCCATCTTCTCCGGAATTTGCCTGATCCTTTTCGCGATTGTCGGCGAGTTCCTGGTCGACTGGATGTGGTTCTCCGCGGTCGGCTATTCGCAGGTTTTTTGGACATCGATCGGCGCGAAAGCCGCAGTCTTTTCCGTCGTCTTTGCGGCAACTGCCGTCATCATGTGGGCGAACGCCCGGCTGGCACTTTTTCTTGCCCGACGGCGGCGAGGCCGGCTTCCCGTCGGCTTCGACTGGAAACTCGCGGCCACTGCGGTGCCGCCCGATCCGTTCGAGTTCATACGCGATCGGTTGCCATGGCGCCTCGCCATCGCTGGCGGCGCCGGACTCCTCGCTCTGCTTGTCGCATGGGGGGAGGTCGGCAACTGGAACATCATTCTGCAGTTCCTCTATCACGTGCCATATGGCGCGAACGATCCGCTGTATGACAAGGATATTGGTTTCTATCTGTTTTCTCTGCCCGCCTATATCGCCATCAGGAATTGGGCATTGCTAACGCTGTTCATGAGCGCGCTTTTCGCCGCAGTGATCTATTGGATGCATGGTCAGATCGAATACCACGTCCAGCGGTGGTCGATATCACCGATAGCGGTTGCTCACGGCTCGGCGCTGCTCGGCTTGCTCTTTGCGGTGAAGGCATGGTCCTACGGGCTCGACCGCTATTTGCTGCTCTACGGAGACAATGGCGTAGTGGTTGGCGCGAGCTACACCGATATCCAGGTGCAACTGCCCGTTCTCCGGTTGCTGATCGGGCTTTCGATCGTCGCGGCATGCGCCGCGTGGGCGAACCTGTGGGCGCGGACCTACCGACTCCCCACTGCCGCGATGTTACTCGTCTTCGGCGGCGCTTTCCTGCTGTCCGGCGTGATCCCGACATTATTTCAGCGCTTCTACGTGAAACCGAACGAACTGGAACTGGAACGGCCCTACATCGAACGCAGCATCCGCCTGACCAGGGAAGCCTATAATCTCGACCGGATCGCCGCCAAGCCCTTTCCTGCCGAACAGGACCTTACCTTCGCGACACTCGAAGCCAACAAGGCGACCATCGAGAACATCAGATTGTGGGACGGGCAGCCGCTGGCGGATACCTACGCCCAGCTACAGGAGATACGCACCTACTACAAATTAAGCGACCTGGATGTCGACCGCTACTGGCTTCGCGGCACCTACCAGAGCGTGATGCTGTCGGCGCGCGAGCTCAGATCCTCACTGCTGCCGCCGAACGCCCAGACGTGGGTCAACCTCCACCTGCTGTTCACCCACGGCAATGGAGCGGTGATGAGCCCGGTAATGCACAAGAGCGCTGAAGGGCTTCCACTGCTTTACCTGCGGGATATTCCTCCCGTTGCGGATGGCGGCCCCGAAATCCGCGAACCGCGCATTTATTATGGACAAGAGGAGAGCAACTACGTTGTCGTCAGGACGACCACGCCGGAATTCGACTATCCGAAGGGGAGTGAAAACGTATACGCGGCCTACGACGGTGCCGGTGGCATACCGCTGACGGGGATGTTGCGAAAAATCATCTTCGCTCACCACTTCAACGATATGAACCTGCTGCTCTCCAGCTACATCACCGACGACAGCCGGATTATGATCCGGCGCAATATCGGGGAACGGCTACGCATGATCGCCCCGTTCCTCAGCCTCGACCACGATCCCTACCTGGTCGTCAGCGAGGGGCGGATGTTCTGGATCCAGGACGCCTATACAACCAGCGACTATTTCCCCTCAGCTCAGCCTGCGCCCGGCCGCAATCTGAACTACATCCGCAATTCCGTGAAGGCCGTCGTCGACGCCTATAACGGCAGTGTCGACTTTTATCTGATGGATCAGGCGGACCCGATCGTGGCCACCTACCAGCGAGATCTTTCCGGGGCTATTCAAGCCGTTTGCGGCAATGCCGTCCGATCTGCAAAAGCACATTCGCTATCCCGAGGACCTCTTCCTAATTCAGGCGCAGCTTTACCAGACCTATCACATGGCATCTGCCGACGTTTTCTATAA
- the ruvA gene encoding Holliday junction branch migration protein RuvA — MIGKLKGLIDSYGEDYVILDVQGVGYQVHCSARTLQALPQAGEAAVLAIETYVREDQIKLFGFRSDMEREWFRLLQTVQGVGAKVALAVLSTLPPADLANAIALRDKTAVARTPGVGPKVAERIVSELKDKAPAFASVDPVVAQLAGAMDDNRAPGAVRDAISALVNLGYGQPQAAAAVAAASRSAGEGAETAQLIKLGLKELAK, encoded by the coding sequence GTGATTGGCAAGCTCAAAGGCCTGATCGACAGCTACGGCGAGGACTATGTGATCCTCGACGTACAGGGCGTCGGTTATCAGGTGCATTGTTCTGCACGCACGCTGCAGGCACTGCCGCAGGCGGGCGAAGCTGCGGTGCTCGCCATCGAAACCTATGTCCGCGAAGACCAGATCAAGCTGTTCGGATTCCGCAGCGATATGGAGCGCGAATGGTTTCGCCTGCTGCAGACCGTGCAGGGCGTCGGCGCCAAGGTCGCGCTCGCCGTGCTTAGCACGCTGCCGCCGGCCGACCTCGCCAATGCCATCGCGCTGCGCGACAAGACGGCCGTGGCGCGCACGCCGGGCGTCGGTCCTAAAGTGGCCGAGCGCATCGTCAGCGAATTGAAGGACAAGGCGCCGGCCTTTGCGTCCGTCGATCCGGTCGTCGCGCAACTCGCCGGCGCGATGGACGACAACCGCGCACCAGGCGCCGTCAGGGATGCGATCTCGGCGCTGGTCAATCTCGGCTATGGCCAGCCGCAGGCGGCGGCCGCCGTCGCAGCCGCGTCGCGCAGCGCAGGCGAGGGTGCGGAAACGGCGCAACTCATCAAGCTCGGGCTGAAGGAATTGGCGAAGTGA
- a CDS encoding YebC/PmpR family DNA-binding transcriptional regulator, protein MAGHSQFKNIMHRKGRQDAQKSKLFSKLAREITVAAKMGTPDPSMNARLRSAVIAARQENMPRDNIERAIKKAIGSDGENYDEIRYEGYGPGGVAVIVEALTDNRNRAASDIRSYFTKSGGNLGETGSVSFMFDHVGVIEYDADKASADDMLEAAIEAGADDVVSGEGGHEVYASQETFREVAKGLEGKFGEARKAAVIWKPQNTLSVDDETGEKLIKLMDLLNEHDDVQNVYANFEVSDALMAKMGG, encoded by the coding sequence ATGGCCGGACATTCCCAATTCAAGAACATCATGCACCGCAAGGGCCGGCAGGATGCCCAGAAGTCCAAGCTGTTCAGCAAGCTGGCGCGCGAAATCACCGTCGCTGCCAAGATGGGGACGCCCGACCCATCGATGAATGCCCGGTTGCGCTCCGCCGTGATCGCCGCCCGGCAAGAAAACATGCCGCGCGACAATATCGAGCGCGCCATCAAGAAGGCGATCGGCAGCGACGGCGAGAACTACGATGAAATCCGCTACGAGGGCTACGGCCCCGGTGGCGTCGCCGTCATCGTCGAGGCGCTGACCGACAACCGCAATCGCGCCGCTTCCGACATCCGTTCTTACTTCACCAAATCCGGCGGCAATTTGGGCGAAACCGGCTCAGTTTCCTTCATGTTCGACCATGTCGGCGTGATCGAATATGACGCCGACAAGGCCTCTGCTGACGACATGCTCGAAGCTGCCATCGAGGCCGGCGCGGATGACGTGGTGTCGGGCGAGGGCGGCCACGAGGTCTACGCGTCGCAGGAGACGTTCCGCGAGGTTGCCAAGGGACTGGAAGGCAAGTTCGGCGAAGCCCGCAAGGCCGCGGTGATCTGGAAGCCGCAGAACACGCTCTCGGTCGATGACGAGACCGGCGAGAAGCTGATCAAGCTGATGGACCTGTTGAACGAGCATGACGACGTGCAGAACGTCTATGCCAACTTCGAGGTGTCGGACGCGCTGATGGCCAAGATGGGCGGCTGA
- the rocD gene encoding ornithine--oxo-acid transaminase → MTDFAGLEARFGAGNYAPLPVTIVRGAGVYVWDEAGRRYIDMMGAYSAASFGHCHPRLVKALTEQAQRLDTISRAYFSDRLGPFLAKACALTGMDAALPMNSGAEAVETALKAARKWAYKVKGVPTDRAEIIVAEGNFHGRTISIVGFSSQAQYRDGFGPFPPGFTRTPFGDASALAAAITPDTAAFLVEPIQGEGGINVPPPGYLAEVARICKANNVLLLCDEIQSGLGRTGRLLACQHEGVTPDGLMLGKALGGGMLPVSLFLARREVMQVFTPGDHGSTFGGNPIASAVGLAALDTLIDERLIERAATVGAHLLDRLSAIKNPIIREVRGRGLFAGVELHRNMASAGTVISRLLQAGVLTKDTHRNTIRFAPPLIIDESQVDWAVDRLTEVLDEIAASTVQA, encoded by the coding sequence ATGACTGATTTCGCCGGTCTCGAAGCCCGTTTTGGCGCAGGAAACTATGCACCGTTGCCGGTCACGATCGTCCGCGGGGCTGGAGTCTACGTGTGGGACGAAGCTGGCAGACGCTACATCGACATGATGGGCGCATATTCGGCGGCAAGCTTCGGCCATTGCCATCCGCGCCTCGTCAAAGCGCTGACAGAACAGGCACAGCGCCTGGATACGATCTCGCGCGCTTATTTCAGCGATCGGTTGGGGCCTTTTCTCGCAAAGGCTTGTGCACTTACCGGTATGGATGCCGCGTTGCCGATGAACAGCGGCGCGGAAGCCGTCGAGACGGCGCTCAAGGCGGCACGTAAATGGGCCTACAAGGTCAAGGGTGTGCCGACCGACCGGGCTGAAATCATCGTCGCGGAGGGAAATTTCCACGGCCGTACCATCTCGATCGTCGGCTTTTCTTCGCAAGCCCAATATCGCGACGGCTTCGGGCCGTTCCCGCCCGGCTTCACGCGCACGCCGTTCGGCGATGCGTCGGCGCTCGCCGCGGCCATTACCCCTGACACCGCGGCCTTTCTGGTCGAACCAATTCAAGGCGAAGGCGGGATCAATGTGCCGCCCCCTGGATATCTCGCTGAGGTCGCGCGCATTTGCAAGGCGAACAACGTGCTGCTGCTCTGCGACGAGATCCAGAGCGGTCTGGGACGTACTGGACGCCTGCTCGCGTGTCAGCATGAAGGGGTAACACCCGACGGTCTGATGCTCGGCAAGGCGCTCGGCGGCGGGATGTTGCCGGTTTCGCTTTTCCTCGCCCGTCGCGAGGTCATGCAGGTTTTCACTCCGGGTGACCACGGCAGCACGTTCGGTGGCAACCCGATTGCATCGGCGGTTGGATTAGCCGCCCTCGACACACTGATCGACGAGCGATTGATTGAACGTGCCGCGACTGTCGGCGCGCATCTCCTCGATCGGCTCTCTGCGATCAAAAATCCGATCATCCGCGAGGTGCGCGGTCGCGGTTTGTTTGCGGGGGTCGAGTTACACCGCAACATGGCTAGTGCCGGTACGGTGATCAGCCGCTTGCTTCAGGCGGGAGTGCTGACCAAAGATACTCACCGGAACACGATACGCTTTGCGCCCCCCTTGATTATCGACGAGTCACAGGTGGATTGGGCCGTAGACCGATTGACCGAAGTACTGGACGAGATCGCCGCATCGACGGTTCAGGCCTAG
- a CDS encoding nuclear transport factor 2 family protein yields the protein MSRPPFPPFTRETAAQKARMAEDAWNSRDPVKVSLAYTEDSTWRNRGEFFQGRPAIVEFLTRKWAKEHEYRLIKDLWAFDGNHIAVRFQYEWHDDAGNWHRSYGNEQWEFDEAGLMRRREASINDVAIAEKDRRFLWPAPGPRPADVPGLGTDPF from the coding sequence ATGTCGCGTCCACCGTTTCCGCCCTTCACCCGAGAAACCGCCGCCCAGAAGGCCCGCATGGCCGAGGACGCCTGGAATTCACGCGATCCGGTGAAAGTGTCGCTCGCCTATACCGAGGACTCGACCTGGCGCAATCGCGGCGAGTTCTTTCAGGGGCGCCCGGCGATCGTCGAATTCCTCACCCGTAAATGGGCGAAGGAGCACGAGTATCGGCTGATCAAGGATCTGTGGGCGTTCGACGGCAATCACATTGCCGTGCGCTTTCAATATGAATGGCACGACGACGCCGGCAACTGGCATCGCTCCTACGGTAACGAGCAGTGGGAGTTTGACGAGGCCGGTCTCATGCGCCGCCGTGAGGCGAGCATCAACGATGTGGCCATTGCCGAGAAGGACCGCCGTTTCCTGTGGCCGGCGCCAGGGCCGCGCCCGGCCGATGTGCCGGGTCTCGGCACCGACCCGTTCTAA
- the phnF gene encoding phosphonate metabolism transcriptional regulator PhnF, with protein sequence MTIQDKPTGVALWRHVADGIERGIADGRYGAGEKLPGETELADIYRVNRHTVRRALATLAERGLVRAERGSGTYVESPKLAYPLRSRTRFSEIAGAGGREPQAQLIGAWDDVATRDLARQLGLKAGAPLIRIEALRLADKTPICVGTNWLSAERFPDFGKVYERVRSMTKALAHYGFKDYRRASTKVTAGIIDATDATRLGVALGRPILIVDSIDVDADGTPLSATHSRFVAERVEFVVDSGSL encoded by the coding sequence GTGACCATTCAGGACAAGCCAACAGGCGTTGCATTGTGGCGGCACGTCGCCGACGGCATCGAGCGCGGCATTGCCGATGGTCGCTATGGCGCTGGCGAAAAGCTGCCCGGCGAGACCGAACTGGCTGACATCTACCGCGTCAATCGCCATACCGTGCGCCGTGCCCTCGCAACCCTGGCCGAACGCGGCTTGGTACGCGCCGAGCGCGGCAGCGGCACCTATGTGGAATCGCCAAAGCTTGCATATCCCCTGCGGTCACGCACGCGCTTCTCGGAAATTGCCGGTGCCGGCGGACGCGAGCCGCAGGCGCAATTGATTGGAGCCTGGGACGATGTGGCAACGCGCGATCTCGCCAGGCAGCTTGGCCTCAAAGCCGGCGCTCCGCTGATCCGCATCGAGGCGCTGCGCCTCGCTGACAAGACACCGATCTGCGTCGGCACCAACTGGCTTTCGGCCGAACGGTTTCCCGATTTCGGCAAAGTCTATGAGCGCGTGCGCTCGATGACCAAGGCGCTGGCGCATTACGGTTTCAAGGACTATCGCCGCGCCTCGACGAAGGTGACCGCGGGGATCATCGACGCGACCGATGCGACACGGCTTGGTGTCGCGCTCGGGCGTCCGATTTTGATTGTCGATTCCATCGATGTGGATGCCGACGGCACGCCGCTGAGCGCCACGCATTCACGTTTCGTCGCCGAGCGCGTCGAATTCGTGGTCGATAGCGGTTCGCTTTAG
- a CDS encoding NUDIX domain-containing protein — translation MTEKIIGVVAALIRDDRGRMLVVRKRGTEAFMQPGGKRDAGEDDLTALGREIGEELGCRMVPGSAQALGQFDSVAANEPGWRVRASVYAVEVDGAIAPQAEIAEAIWINPTAPEAIVLAPLTRDHVLPLAAHGFSL, via the coding sequence ATGACCGAAAAGATCATCGGCGTGGTCGCCGCGCTGATCCGTGACGATAGAGGGCGCATGCTGGTGGTGCGCAAGCGCGGCACCGAGGCCTTCATGCAGCCGGGCGGCAAACGCGATGCTGGTGAGGACGATCTGACCGCGCTGGGGCGCGAGATCGGCGAAGAGTTGGGATGTCGAATGGTGCCGGGTTCTGCGCAAGCGCTCGGACAGTTCGATAGCGTCGCCGCGAATGAGCCGGGATGGCGGGTGCGGGCCAGCGTCTATGCGGTCGAGGTGGATGGCGCGATCGCGCCCCAGGCCGAGATCGCCGAAGCGATTTGGATCAATCCAACTGCGCCTGAGGCTATTGTCCTGGCGCCATTGACGCGTGATCACGTGCTGCCACTCGCAGCTCACGGTTTTTCGTTATGA
- the phnH gene encoding phosphonate C-P lyase system protein PhnH, whose protein sequence is MTTVAEMPAGFADKVLAAQSTFRSVMDAMARPGTVQRIQAVSGVPAPMMRGAAAIALTLFDQDTPVWLDSKLAATMDVAKWIKFHTSAPVIADPAVCAFAVVADAAALPSFEHFAFGTGEYPDRSTTIILQVASLTEGPAYELRGPGIDGATILRAAIGVPDLLDRLALNASLFPRGIDLVLVSGESIVALPRTTRLVAKEG, encoded by the coding sequence ATGACGACAGTTGCGGAAATGCCGGCCGGTTTCGCGGACAAGGTGCTTGCAGCGCAATCGACCTTCCGTTCGGTGATGGACGCGATGGCGCGTCCCGGCACCGTGCAGCGGATTCAGGCTGTTTCGGGCGTACCTGCGCCGATGATGCGCGGCGCGGCCGCTATCGCGCTCACGCTGTTCGATCAGGACACGCCGGTGTGGCTCGATAGCAAGTTGGCGGCGACGATGGATGTTGCCAAGTGGATCAAGTTTCACACCAGCGCGCCGGTCATCGCCGATCCCGCCGTGTGTGCCTTCGCCGTGGTGGCTGATGCTGCCGCGCTGCCGTCCTTCGAGCACTTCGCCTTCGGCACCGGCGAATATCCGGATCGCTCCACCACGATCATTCTGCAGGTGGCGAGCCTGACTGAAGGCCCTGCCTATGAGCTGCGCGGCCCCGGTATCGATGGTGCCACAATCCTGCGTGCTGCGATCGGCGTGCCGGATCTGCTAGATCGCCTTGCGCTGAATGCCTCGCTGTTTCCCCGCGGCATCGACCTCGTGCTGGTGTCCGGCGAATCCATTGTCGCGCTACCGCGTACCACGCGTCTTGTCGCGAAGGAGGGCTGA
- the ruvC gene encoding crossover junction endodeoxyribonuclease RuvC, which translates to MTHPAIRPPVRIIGIDPGLRRTGWGVIEIDGNRLTYIGCGSVEPPDNMPLASRLLGIHEGLAKVLGDFQPAEAAVEQTFVNKDGVATLKLGQARGIAMMTPAMFGIAVAEYAPNQVKKTVVGAGHADKNQIQVMLKILLPKAEPKSADAADALAIAITHAHHRQSTALRLKVVGA; encoded by the coding sequence ATGACACACCCTGCGATTCGCCCTCCTGTCCGCATCATCGGCATCGATCCGGGCCTGCGCCGCACCGGTTGGGGCGTGATCGAAATCGACGGCAACCGGCTGACCTATATCGGCTGCGGTTCGGTGGAACCGCCGGACAATATGCCGCTGGCGAGCCGGCTGCTCGGCATTCATGAAGGGCTCGCCAAGGTGCTCGGCGACTTCCAGCCGGCCGAAGCTGCGGTCGAACAGACCTTCGTCAACAAGGACGGCGTCGCCACGCTGAAGCTCGGCCAGGCGCGCGGTATCGCCATGATGACGCCGGCGATGTTCGGCATTGCCGTCGCCGAATACGCGCCCAATCAGGTGAAGAAGACCGTGGTCGGCGCGGGCCATGCCGACAAGAACCAGATCCAGGTGATGCTGAAGATTCTGCTGCCGAAGGCCGAGCCGAAATCCGCCGATGCAGCCGATGCACTGGCGATCGCCATCACCCATGCGCATCACCGTCAGAGCACGGCACTGCGCCTCAAGGTCGTCGGCGCGTGA
- the phnG gene encoding phosphonate C-P lyase system protein PhnG, translating to MTSSSPNHQQARRREAMGVLGHSATADIAGYLDAVAVPAHEHLRQPENGLVMLRGRIGGDGAPFNLGEATVSRAAVRLASGEVGFGYTLGRDGAKAQLIALCDALIQTVEFSDAVEAQVLTPLRARVVADIRRKAAETAATKVDFYTLVRGEG from the coding sequence ATGACTTCATCCTCCCCGAACCACCAGCAGGCCCGGCGCCGTGAGGCGATGGGGGTGCTTGGGCACTCCGCGACGGCGGATATCGCCGGATATCTCGATGCTGTGGCTGTTCCCGCCCATGAGCATCTGCGTCAGCCGGAAAACGGCCTGGTGATGCTGCGTGGCCGGATCGGCGGCGATGGCGCGCCATTCAATCTGGGCGAGGCGACCGTGTCGCGTGCCGCTGTACGGTTGGCATCAGGCGAGGTTGGCTTCGGTTACACACTCGGCCGTGACGGCGCGAAGGCGCAGCTAATCGCGCTCTGCGACGCACTCATTCAGACCGTTGAATTTTCAGATGCTGTCGAAGCCCAGGTGCTGACGCCGCTGCGCGCGCGTGTCGTTGCCGATATCAGGCGGAAGGCCGCAGAGACGGCGGCGACCAAAGTGGATTTCTACACGCTCGTGCGCGGGGAGGGCTGA
- the ybgC gene encoding tol-pal system-associated acyl-CoA thioesterase — MTASLDGEIRDGRHHMRVRVYFEDTDSGQIVYHANFLRFMERGRTNYLRLLGTSQQELLKEAREDAPGFAFVVRSMKIDFLKPAVLDDLLDVVTVPQEVRGASIMLGQEVRRGDELLLEAKVKVAFVSGGRAKPIPKALRIAMKADQI; from the coding sequence GTGACAGCCTCTCTTGATGGCGAAATTCGCGACGGTCGTCATCATATGCGGGTTCGCGTTTATTTCGAAGATACTGACTCCGGCCAGATTGTTTATCACGCGAATTTTTTGCGCTTCATGGAACGCGGCAGAACGAACTACTTGCGTTTGCTCGGAACGAGTCAACAAGAGCTGCTGAAAGAAGCGCGAGAGGATGCGCCCGGCTTTGCCTTCGTTGTTCGTTCGATGAAGATTGATTTTCTAAAACCGGCAGTCCTGGACGATCTGCTTGACGTCGTCACGGTTCCACAGGAGGTGAGGGGCGCCTCGATCATGCTGGGTCAGGAAGTGCGCCGCGGCGATGAGTTGCTGCTTGAGGCCAAGGTCAAGGTGGCCTTCGTGTCTGGCGGCCGCGCCAAGCCGATCCCGAAAGCGCTGCGGATCGCCATGAAGGCCGATCAGATTTAG
- a CDS encoding UPF0182 family protein, translated as MPSDLQKHIRYPEDLFLIQAQLYQTYHMASADVFYNREDLWQFPRQPAGDGVAPMVPYYIVMRLPGETQAEFFIMIPMVPSRRDNMIAWLAARCDAPDYGKLIVYEFPKEKLVYGPFQIEARIHQNTEISQQISLWNQMGSRVIRGNLLVIPIENSILYVSPLYLRAVHGHLPELKRVIAAYGEHVVMKETLAEALSALFIETNASPTSLSAATEMPRASPAENRAQEALDRYNEAMKLLRSGDWAGFGLQIDAMRGLLEKMSRESAGH; from the coding sequence ATGCCGTCCGATCTGCAAAAGCACATTCGCTATCCCGAGGACCTCTTCCTAATTCAGGCGCAGCTTTACCAGACCTATCACATGGCATCTGCCGACGTTTTCTATAACCGAGAGGATCTTTGGCAGTTTCCGCGCCAGCCGGCCGGCGACGGCGTCGCGCCGATGGTCCCTTACTACATTGTGATGCGGCTGCCCGGAGAAACCCAAGCCGAGTTCTTTATCATGATCCCCATGGTGCCAAGCCGACGCGACAATATGATCGCATGGCTGGCAGCGCGCTGCGACGCTCCAGACTATGGAAAATTGATCGTCTACGAATTTCCCAAGGAGAAGCTCGTCTACGGACCGTTCCAGATCGAGGCGCGCATTCATCAGAACACGGAGATCTCCCAGCAAATATCGTTGTGGAACCAGATGGGTTCACGGGTGATCCGCGGAAACCTGCTGGTGATCCCGATCGAGAATTCGATCCTGTACGTGTCGCCGCTGTACCTGCGCGCGGTCCACGGACACTTGCCGGAGCTCAAGCGCGTGATCGCCGCCTACGGCGAGCATGTCGTCATGAAAGAGACGCTTGCCGAGGCCTTGTCCGCGCTTTTCATCGAAACTAACGCGTCGCCGACATCGCTGAGTGCTGCGACGGAAATGCCACGTGCGAGCCCTGCGGAAAACAGGGCGCAAGAGGCGCTTGATCGCTATAACGAGGCAATGAAGCTGTTGAGGTCTGGGGATTGGGCAGGCTTCGGTCTGCAGATCGACGCGATGCGCGGTCTTTTGGAGAAAATGAGCCGGGAATCGGCCGGACACTGA
- the ruvB gene encoding Holliday junction branch migration DNA helicase RuvB gives MNTPPDRMVTPERRSDDVGDTTLRPQSLSDFVGQAQARANLQIFIDAARKRGEALDHTLFVGPPGLGKTTLAQIVARELGVGFRATSGPVIAKAGDLAALLTNLEERDVLFIDEIHRLSPAVEEVLYPAMEDFQLDLIIGEGPAARSVKIELSKFTLVGATTRAGLLTNPLRDRFGIPLRLNFYTIDELEKIVTRGARVLDIGMTPEGSNEIARRARGTPRIAGRLLRRVRDFASAADASAIDRKIADHALSALEVDSAGLDAMDRRYLTTIAMNYAGGPVGVETMAAALSEPRDAIEDIIEPYLIQCGYLQRTPRGRLLTSHAFKHLGLNEPKRDESQIGLFGASDEE, from the coding sequence ATGAATACGCCACCCGATCGCATGGTTACACCTGAGCGCCGCTCTGACGATGTCGGCGACACCACGCTGCGCCCGCAGTCGCTGTCCGATTTCGTCGGCCAGGCACAGGCGCGCGCGAATCTGCAGATCTTCATCGATGCAGCTCGTAAGCGCGGTGAGGCACTGGATCACACATTGTTTGTGGGCCCGCCCGGCCTCGGCAAGACCACGCTGGCGCAGATCGTGGCGCGCGAACTCGGCGTCGGATTTCGTGCGACATCCGGTCCCGTCATCGCCAAGGCCGGCGATCTCGCGGCATTGCTGACCAATCTCGAAGAGCGCGATGTGCTGTTCATCGACGAGATCCACCGACTCAGCCCTGCAGTAGAGGAAGTGCTCTATCCGGCGATGGAGGATTTCCAGCTCGATCTCATCATCGGCGAAGGCCCTGCCGCACGCTCGGTGAAGATCGAGCTGTCGAAATTCACGCTGGTCGGCGCGACCACCCGTGCGGGTCTCCTGACCAATCCGCTGCGTGATCGTTTCGGCATTCCGCTGCGGCTGAATTTTTACACGATCGACGAGCTCGAAAAGATCGTCACCCGCGGTGCCCGCGTGCTGGACATCGGCATGACCCCTGAAGGCTCTAACGAGATTGCGCGCCGCGCGCGCGGCACGCCGCGCATCGCCGGGCGTCTGTTGCGCCGTGTGCGTGACTTTGCCTCCGCTGCGGATGCGTCAGCGATCGATCGCAAAATCGCCGACCACGCGCTGTCCGCATTGGAAGTTGACAGTGCGGGTCTCGATGCGATGGATCGCCGTTATCTCACCACCATCGCCATGAACTATGCCGGTGGCCCCGTTGGTGTCGAGACCATGGCGGCCGCGCTGTCGGAGCCGCGTGATGCCATCGAGGACATCATCGAGCCCTATCTGATCCAGTGCGGCTATCTGCAGCGCACCCCGCGTGGGCGTCTGCTCACTTCGCATGCGTTCAAGCATCTGGGACTGAATGAGCCGAAACGGGATGAGAGCCAGATCGGATTGTTCGGAGCGAGCGACGAGGAGTAA